Below is a genomic region from Corallococcus caeni.
TCGAAGCCCAGCTGGTATTCCAGGTAGTGGCGGTCGATTTCGCCGAGGTTGGCCAGGTCGATCAGGTTGGACGCGGCGGCGTTCTCACTGCGCCCCACCGCGGCGGCGCTGCCGGTGGCCACCTGCACCTGCGGATACTGCCGGCCGGTGAGGATGGCCAACTGGGCGCGCGCCTCCACGATCCGCAGCCCCGCGATCCGCAGCGGCAGGTTCTGCCGGTAGGCAAGCTCGACGAGTCGGTCGAGCGACGGATCACCAAACGACTTCCACCATTGGGTGTCGACCTCGGCCTGCTTCAATAGCCGGGGGTCGCCCTGGGTACGCCACTCCTTGGCGATCGCGGCTTCGGGTCTCTTGAAGTCGGGTCCCACCGTGCACCCGGCCAGCGTTGATAGGAGGCCGAGCAGCGGCAATGCGCCGACGACGGGACCGAACCCCGGCTTCATCCCCTGCATGGTGTTGTCCGCCCCCCACATCCGAGACACCTCGATGATGGACGAGAGGGTCCGCACCGCGCGGGGCACACGGAAGTACGAGCGGTCCGGATGCCCCGTGGGACAATCCGCGCTGTCCTTTGCGCAATGCAAGACACCGACGCGGGGGCGACGTGGATGTCGTAGGCCCCACAAGGTCAATGTCTTCCAGCGGGTTCCTCCAGCTGGCGGACGCGTCTCCCCACGGTACGCATTGCGCCTGTCGTCGGGGCGCACGACCCTGGGACCATGGCCCAGGACACCCATGCAGAGCCCCTGAAGCGCAAGGACTACGAGAAGGCGCTTCGCAAGCTCCAGGCCCGGCTCTGCCAACTCCAGGACTGGGTCAAGCAGGAGGGAATGCGGGTCATCGTGGTCTTCGAAGGGCGGGACGCCGCGGGGAAGGGAGGGACGATTCGCGCCATCACGGAGCGGGTGAGCCCCCGGGTGTTTCGCGTGGTGGCCCTCCCGGCGCCTTCAAGCCGGGAGCAGTCCCAGATGTACCTGCAGCGGTACGTGCCGCACTTCCCGGCGGCGGGGGAGATCGTGATCTTCGATCGCAGTTGGTACAACCGGGCCGGCGTGGAGCCCGTGATGGGGTTCTGCACTCCCGAAGAACACGAGCGCTTCCTGCTGGGGTGTCCCGTCTTCGAGAAGTACATGGTGGAGAGCGGAATCCTCCTGGTGAAGATCTGGCTCGAGGTCGGCAAGGCGGAGCAGGCGCGGCGGTTCGCGGCGCGGATCGACGACCCCCTCCGGCAGTGGAAGCTGAGCCCCATGGACCTCAAGTCCTGGACGCGCTGGTACGACTACTCCCGGGCGAGGGATCAGATGCTGGCGGCGACGGACACGCCGCACGCGCCCTGGTACATCCTGCGCTCCGACAACAAGAAGAAGGCGCGGCTCAACTGCATCCGCTTCCTGCTGGAGAAGATTCCCCACAAGCAGGTGAAGCGTCCCAAGGTGAAGCTGCCCCGCCGCTCCGAGCGGGGCGCGTATGACGACGACGCCTCGCTCCAGGGGAAGAACTTCATCCCCGAGCGGTACTGAGCCCGCGCCCGGACGAGCGGTGGCCCCTCAAGGGGCTTCCTCCTGCCCGAGCAGGGCGGCGGGGTCCGCCACCACGAGGTCCGCGCCGTGGCGGCGCAGCTCGGCGGGCTGGCCCAGCCGGTCGACGCCAATGACATAGGCGAAGTGGGCACCCCGTGCGGCCGCGACGCCGGCGGGCGTGTCCTCGAAGACGACCGTCTCCTCCGTGTCGACGCCCAGGGCACGGGCCGCCGCGAGGTAGAGCGCGGGGGGCATCGTGGCGTCGAGCCGCGCGTCGAAGAGGTCCAGGAGGCCGGCGGACTGGAGCATCCCGGCGCCGTGCCTGCTCGCGGAGACGACCGCGGTCTTGAGGCCCATGGCGCGCGCCGCCTGGACGTAGCGGACCGTTCCCTCATACGTCTCCACGCGCTCCTGCTGGAGCAGCTCCGTCAGGAGTTCGGACTTGCGGTCGTTCAGCGCGTGGACCGTGCTCTCCGGCAGCGCGATGCCACGGGCGTCGATGAACGCGTGGATCCCCTCCAGCGCCGGCTTGCCGTCGAAGAAGCGGCTGTAGTCTCGCACCAGGTCGAAGGGGATGAAGGGCTGCCCGGAGGAGCGCGCGCGCTGCCGCAGGTAGTAGTCGCACAGCTGCTTCCAGGCTCGTGCGTGGAGGCTGGCGGTCTGGGTGAGGACGCCGTCGAGTCCAAAGAGGCAGGCGCGCGCGCGGGGTGGGAGCCCCAGCTTCGTCCGCGCGAGGGGCGGCTGGCCCAGGAGGAAGGTCTCGACCGCGTGGGCGAAGCCCTCCTCGTCGTTGGTGCGCGTGACGTGGCGCGCGAACCGCTGGACCTCGGGGCTGGCGTTGCCCATGGCGATGCCCATGCCCGCGGTGGTCAGCATGGGCAGGTCGTTGGCCATGTCCCCGATGGCCGCGATCTGCTCGAGCGGCAGCCCGAGGAGGCGCGCGGCCTCGCGCACGACCATCCCCTTGTTCGCTTCAGGGTGCGTGACGTCGACGTAGTAGGGCGTCGAGCGCGCCGCCGAGGCCTCCGTCCCCAGCCGCAGGGCGAGCTCGGCCTCGCACCGCGCGACCCGCTCCTTGTCCTCGCTCACCCCGACGAGCTTGATGGCGGCGTCGAGCACGCCGTGCAGGTCCGCGATGACGACCGGGTCGAACCCGACGTTGCTCTGCTCCCTCGCCACGCGGAAGGCGTTGGGGGCGCGGAGGAACCACTCCGCCCCCTGGTATACCCAGACATCCAGGCCCGCCTGGAGCATGAAGTCCACGGCCTGTCTGGCAATGGTGGGCGGCAGGGTCCGCTGCGCCAGCACCGTCGTCAGGTCGGGTTTGACGTACACGCCGCCGTTGAACGCAGCCAGGGGGGCCGTGAGCTTCAGCGGGGCCACCAGTCCTGCCATTCCGCGCGGCGGCCGCCCGCTCGTGAGGGTGAACAGGATGCCGCGGTCGCGCAGCCGGGCGACGGCGTCGCAGGTTCGCGCGGTGAGGAGCTTGTCCCGCGTCACCATGGTCCCGTCGACATCCGCGATGAGCAACTTGAGGGTCATGGTTGTCTCCAGCGCCCGCCCGCTCGCCGGCGTGACCGCGACACCGGGCGTCGCCAGTGACAGCGGGGTCCAGGGGGAAGATGGCAATCGCGGCGTGGGTCGCACCATCCCGTCCGGCGCTCAAAGGCAGCCCCGTTGCCGAGCGCCACCTCGCGGGTTGTCGGCACGTCAGGACGCCCCCAGCTTCACTCTCAGGAAGACGGGAGGAACACATGCCGACGATGCCAGGGCTCGGTGAAACCGCGCGAGCCATCATCGCTGATGGAATGGGCATCCTGGCTGCGGACGAGACGGTCTCCACGATCACGAAGCGCCTGACCGCGCGCGCGATCGAGTCGACCGCGGACAGCCGCCGCGCCTACCGGGAGCTGCTCTTCACGACGCCCGGCATCGCCGAGTTCATCGGGGGGACCATCCTGCAGGACGAGACGATCCGGCAGGACAGCGCGGCAGGCACTCCGCTGATCGAGCTGCTGGCGGACCGCGGCATCATCCCCGGCATCAAGGTCGATGCCGGTGTCCGCCCCCTGGCCGGCGCGCCGGGAGAGTCCATCACGGAGGGGCTCGACGGGCTCCGCGAGCGGCTTGCGGAGTACCGCGAGCTGGGGGCGCGCTTCGCCAAGTGGCGCGCGGTCTTCGTCATCCGCGCCGGGCTGCCCAGCGCGACGTGCATCCACGCGAACGCGCACGCGCTCGCGCGTTACGCCGCGCTCTGCCAGGAGCAGGGCCTGGTGCCCATCGTGGAGCCCGAGGTCCTGATGGACGGCGCGCATGCGCTCGAGCGGTGTGAGGACGTGACGGGGCGCGTGCTGCAAGCGGTCTTCAACGAGCTCTTCGTCGCGCGGGTGGCCCTGGAGGGGATGTTGCTCAAGCCGAACATGATCACCGCGGGCCAGGGCTTCGCGAGACAGGCTCCGGTGCGGGAGGTGGCGGAGGCGACGTTGCGCGTCCTGACCCACCATGTGCCGCCCGCGGTCCCCGGGGTCGTCTTCCTTTCCGGCGGACAGGACGCGGTCCTGGCCACGAAGCACCTCAACGCCATCAATGCGCTGGAGGGCCCGAAGCCCTGGAAGCTGAGCTTCTCCTTCGGTCGCGCGCTGCAGGACGAGGCGCTCGAAACCTGGAGGGGCCGGAGCGAGCAGGTGCCCGCCGCCCAGCGGGCGTTCCACCACCGCGCCTGGTGCGACAGCGCGGCGGTGCTGGGCGCCTACACCGCGGACATGGAGGGCGAGCCGGGCTTCGCCCCAGCCGAAGAAGCACACCCCACCCACCACTGATGAGAGGCATGTCATGGCACACCCCGAAGGGACGGAAGCGTCTGAGTATGGGCGGCCCTTGTCCGCAAGGGAGCACGGCCAGGGGCCCTCCGCACCAGGCCGCGAGCGGACCCGGGGCGGGGGACCGCTCACCGCCAGGGAAGTGGAGCTGATGAACGCGTACTGGCGCGCGTGCAACTACCTGGCGGTGGGGATGATCTACCTCCAGGACAACCCGCTGCTGCGGCGGCCCCTGGTGCCGAAGGACGTGAAGCACCGGCTGCTGGGCCACTGGGGCGCGAGCCCGGCGCTCTCGTTCACCTGGGTCCACCTGAACCGGCTCATCGTGGAGCAGAACCTGGACGTCATCTTCGTGGCCGGGCCGGGCCACGGCGCCCCGGGCGTGCTCGGGCCGGCGTACCTGGAGGGCACCTATTCGGAGGTCTATCCGGACAAGAGCCAGGACGCGGAGGGGATGCAGAAGTTCTTCAAGCAGTTCTCCTTCCCCGGCCACATCGGCAGCCACGT
It encodes:
- a CDS encoding class I fructose-bisphosphate aldolase produces the protein MPTMPGLGETARAIIADGMGILAADETVSTITKRLTARAIESTADSRRAYRELLFTTPGIAEFIGGTILQDETIRQDSAAGTPLIELLADRGIIPGIKVDAGVRPLAGAPGESITEGLDGLRERLAEYRELGARFAKWRAVFVIRAGLPSATCIHANAHALARYAALCQEQGLVPIVEPEVLMDGAHALERCEDVTGRVLQAVFNELFVARVALEGMLLKPNMITAGQGFARQAPVREVAEATLRVLTHHVPPAVPGVVFLSGGQDAVLATKHLNAINALEGPKPWKLSFSFGRALQDEALETWRGRSEQVPAAQRAFHHRAWCDSAAVLGAYTADMEGEPGFAPAEEAHPTHH
- a CDS encoding Cof-type HAD-IIB family hydrolase, which produces MTLKLLIADVDGTMVTRDKLLTARTCDAVARLRDRGILFTLTSGRPPRGMAGLVAPLKLTAPLAAFNGGVYVKPDLTTVLAQRTLPPTIARQAVDFMLQAGLDVWVYQGAEWFLRAPNAFRVAREQSNVGFDPVVIADLHGVLDAAIKLVGVSEDKERVARCEAELALRLGTEASAARSTPYYVDVTHPEANKGMVVREAARLLGLPLEQIAAIGDMANDLPMLTTAGMGIAMGNASPEVQRFARHVTRTNDEEGFAHAVETFLLGQPPLARTKLGLPPRARACLFGLDGVLTQTASLHARAWKQLCDYYLRQRARSSGQPFIPFDLVRDYSRFFDGKPALEGIHAFIDARGIALPESTVHALNDRKSELLTELLQQERVETYEGTVRYVQAARAMGLKTAVVSASRHGAGMLQSAGLLDLFDARLDATMPPALYLAAARALGVDTEETVVFEDTPAGVAAARGAHFAYVIGVDRLGQPAELRRHGADLVVADPAALLGQEEAP
- the ppk2 gene encoding polyphosphate kinase 2 produces the protein MAQDTHAEPLKRKDYEKALRKLQARLCQLQDWVKQEGMRVIVVFEGRDAAGKGGTIRAITERVSPRVFRVVALPAPSSREQSQMYLQRYVPHFPAAGEIVIFDRSWYNRAGVEPVMGFCTPEEHERFLLGCPVFEKYMVESGILLVKIWLEVGKAEQARRFAARIDDPLRQWKLSPMDLKSWTRWYDYSRARDQMLAATDTPHAPWYILRSDNKKKARLNCIRFLLEKIPHKQVKRPKVKLPRRSERGAYDDDASLQGKNFIPERY